A part of Carettochelys insculpta isolate YL-2023 chromosome 1, ASM3395843v1, whole genome shotgun sequence genomic DNA contains:
- the LOC142001996 gene encoding olfactory receptor 52R1-like, protein MSCKNSSTHYQPAAFLLIGIPGLEEAQFWIAFPFFIMYVIAVVGNAIVLFIIKTEPSLHEPMYFFLAMLAITDLVLCTSTIPKMLSIFWLGSREIGFHACLTQMFFVHAFSSVESGVLMAMALDRYVAICYPLRHSSILSVPAIVTMGSLVLARGVLMMSPFSIIVHRLPFCQHCAISHSYCEHMAMVKLVCGDTTVSVIYGLFVAFMVVGFDVLIISVSYAMILQAVLRLPSTDARLKAFSTCACHLCIILAFYIPALFTFLNHRFGHSVPQHVHIIVANLYLVVPPMLNPIVYGVKTKQIRERIFHFFQKK, encoded by the coding sequence ATGTCATGTAAAAACTCCAGCACCCACTAccagcctgctgccttcctgctgaTTGGCATCCCAGGACTGGAGGAGGCCCAGTTTTGGATCGCCTTCCCTTTCTTCATCATGTATGTCATTGCCGTGGTGGGAAATGCCATTGTTCTCTTCATTATAAAGACAGAGCCAAGCCTGCATGAGCCCATGTACTTTTTCCTGGCCATGCTGGCCATCACCGACCTGGTCCTGTGCACGTCCACCATTCCCAAAATGTTGAGTATCTTCTGGCTGGGCTCCAGGGAGATCGGGTTCCATGCCTGCCTTACCCAGATGTTCTTCGTCCATGCCTTCTCCTCGGTGGAGTCAGGTGTGCTCATGGCCATGGCCTTggatcgctacgtggccatctgctACCCCCTCCGACACTCCAGCATCCTGTCTGTCCCAGCCATAGTGACCATGGGCAGCCTGGTGCTGGCGCGTGGGGTGCTTATGATGAGCCCCTTCTCCATTATTGTGCACAGGCTGCCCTTCTGCCAACACTGTGCCATCTCCCACTCATACTGCGAGCACATGGCCATGGTGAAGCTGGTGTGTGGGGACACTACAGTCAGTGTCATTTATGGCCTGTTTGTGGCTTTTATGGTGGTGGGGTTTGATGTGCTTATCATTTCTGTGTCCTACGCTATGATCCTGCAAGCTGTACTGAGGCTCCCGTCCACAGACGCCCGTCTCAAGGCCTTCAGCACCTGTGCATGTCACTTGTGCATCATCCTGGCATTTTACATCCCCGCCCTCTTCACCTTCCTAAACCACCGCTTTGGCCACAGTGTCCCTCAACATGTCCACATCATAGTGGCCAATCTCTATCTGGTGGTTCCCCCTATGTTAAACCCTATTGTGTATGGGGTGAAAACCAAACAGATCCGTGAGAGAATATtccatttcttccagaagaaatga
- the LOC142007385 gene encoding olfactory receptor 52N2-like — protein sequence MSDSNTTSSTNPSTFILLGIPGLEGAHVWISIPFCAMYAIAIMGNFTIMFVIKREPSLHEPMYYFLCMLALTDLVLCTSILPKILSIFWFNSREIDFSACLTQMYFIHCFVVMESGVFVAMALDRYVAICHPLRHSTILTSHAVAKIGLAVAIRGSLLVLPYLILARKWPYCRTNIIPHSYCEHIAVVKLACGDTRVSSYYGLFMIVCVRCLDVFFIAVSYTHILRAIFNLPTKDSRLKAFGTCSAHLSAIFVFYVPHLFSALTHRYGKNVPMHFHVFTANIYLLVPPMLNPIIYGVRTKQIQDRLLWLISQKMK from the coding sequence ATGTCAGATTCCAACACAACCAGCTCcaccaacccctccaccttcatcctgctgggcattcctggcctggagggagcccatgtctggatctccatccccttctgcgcCATGTACGCCATAGCAATCATGGGGAACTTCACCATCATGTTTGTTATCAAAAGAGAGccgagcctccatgagcccatgtactatttcctctgcatgctggcgctCACCGACCTGGTCCTGTGTACCTCCATCCTGCCCAAAATcctgagcatcttctggttcaattccagggagattgatttcagtgcctgcctcacccagatgtactTCATTCACTGCTTTGTAGTGATGGAGTCAGGGGtctttgtggccatggctttggatcgctatgtggccatctgccatcccctgagaCACTCCACCATCCTCACAAGCCACGCGGTGGCCAAGATCGGCCTGGCTGTGGCAATACGTGGCAGCCTACTTGTACTGCCCTACCTGATCCTAGCAAGGAAATGGCCTTActgcagaaccaacatcatccctCACTCATACTGCGAGCACATCGCGgtggtgaagctggcctgtggTGACACCCGTGTCAGCAGTTACTATGGGCTTTTTATGATAGTCTGTGTGAGGTGTCTGGATGTGTTTTTTATTGCGGTGTCCTACACTCacatcctcagggccatcttcaACCTCCCTACAAAAGACTCCCGGCTCAAGGCTTTTGGGACCTGCAGCGCCCACCTCTCTGCCATCTTTGTCTTTTATGTGCCACATCTCTTCTCCGCCCTCACACACCGATATGGCAAGAATGTGCCCATGCATTTCCACGTTTTCACTGCCAACATCTATCTCCTGGTGCCCCCCATGCTcaaccccatcatctatggggtgagGACCAAACAGATCCAGGACAGGCTGCTCTGGCTCATTTCTCAGAAAATGAAGTAA